From Arcticibacter tournemirensis, one genomic window encodes:
- a CDS encoding thioredoxin family protein, producing MKKISIIIAVCLSCCGYLHAQTAVPGGIDFVKGLTWAQIKEKAKTENRYIFVDVFTTWCVPCIKMDKEVFTQKKVGDFFNKNFINVKVQADKGKNDSDPVKRWYSDAAYIAATYNIDSYPTYLFFNPQGEIVHRTTGFTEADKFIAAATTAKGTYFSQKMRFDAGERNPDSLLKLIKSAQLVNDVKLIPIAMNQYLSTQKDLLSDENIKFISEATNNTTDPGFKILRTHPVEADRVLGKGRSAEIVKMILFDEVALPYLRTDASVTKYGGGMVVYGGKLKDTVDWAGLKNKLTTEYPDLSESVMASSKLHYYESLPDWVKYTEAVSEAEGIMNKSVLNNSAFIIFSQCENDECIKKALGWAERLVLAGNKDPEYLYTYGSLLYKSGRTKEATEVFENAVKSMGNQGEGFAKQLEKMKKGEKIW from the coding sequence ATGAAAAAGATATCGATAATTATTGCCGTTTGTCTAAGCTGCTGTGGCTATTTGCATGCTCAAACCGCTGTTCCCGGGGGGATTGATTTTGTGAAGGGGCTTACCTGGGCGCAGATAAAGGAAAAAGCGAAGACTGAAAACAGGTATATTTTTGTAGACGTCTTTACTACATGGTGCGTGCCCTGTATTAAAATGGACAAGGAAGTGTTTACCCAGAAGAAAGTGGGTGATTTCTTCAATAAAAACTTTATTAATGTTAAGGTCCAGGCTGACAAAGGAAAGAATGACTCTGATCCAGTTAAACGTTGGTACTCCGACGCTGCGTATATCGCTGCAACATATAATATCGACAGCTATCCTACCTATCTTTTTTTTAATCCGCAGGGAGAAATTGTGCATAGGACGACAGGTTTTACGGAAGCCGATAAATTTATTGCAGCAGCCACAACGGCAAAGGGGACGTACTTTAGTCAAAAAATGCGGTTTGACGCAGGAGAGCGAAATCCCGACTCCCTTTTAAAGCTGATAAAATCGGCACAACTGGTGAACGATGTTAAGCTTATCCCCATCGCAATGAATCAGTACTTATCGACTCAGAAGGATTTGTTAAGCGACGAGAACATAAAATTTATCTCTGAGGCTACCAATAACACTACAGATCCCGGCTTCAAGATATTGCGCACCCACCCTGTGGAGGCGGATAGAGTTTTGGGAAAGGGGAGGAGTGCCGAGATCGTTAAAATGATATTGTTTGATGAAGTTGCTTTGCCATATCTCAGGACAGATGCCTCTGTTACCAAATACGGTGGAGGTATGGTAGTTTATGGAGGTAAACTAAAGGATACAGTAGACTGGGCAGGGTTGAAAAATAAATTAACTACTGAGTACCCAGACCTGTCAGAGAGTGTTATGGCCAGTTCAAAGCTGCATTATTATGAGAGCTTGCCTGATTGGGTGAAGTATACTGAAGCTGTATCGGAAGCTGAAGGGATAATGAATAAGAGCGTATTAAATAACTCGGCATTCATCATTTTCTCACAGTGTGAAAATGATGAATGTATAAAAAAAGCGCTGGGCTGGGCTGAAAGACTTGTGCTAGCAGGCAATAAAGATCCTGAGTATCTGTACACCTATGGCAGTTTGCTTTATAAATCAGGCCGAACTAAAGAAGCTACTGAGGTTTTTGAGAATGCAGTTAAGTCAATGGGCAATCAGGGTGAGGGATTTGCTAAACAATTGGAAAAGATGAAGAAAGGTGAAAAGATCTGGTAA
- a CDS encoding tetratricopeptide repeat protein gives MERKPDSALALSRQIVHDYPESAKAYYALGKATLMKSGLPAAIPIYEKLLDLPSSESDVKESAMFDLSACYYGVGDYGKARAKMAESVRLSKGKKNEPHVKQRARILGFDSLYTSWTVRETAHFVFHFQEGVNNIDGFIARKEKAFDVINSFFQAKPLKKIDYFVWSDETEASKMLNRPLAFTEPDVALTHTSAIHTVGHEMTHSICRFAVAPTRVHKLIWEGVCVYFDQSRRSSIQTLKKLGFNSLIAGVWKNEIRAGTDIIYPLGGELVRRLIDKYGRDKFMLLLADQSYDSAVKIYGNDLAVVLSEIEHDLKN, from the coding sequence ATGGAACGGAAACCTGATTCGGCGCTGGCTCTTAGCAGACAGATTGTACATGACTATCCAGAAAGCGCTAAAGCATATTACGCACTTGGGAAAGCAACCCTGATGAAATCTGGTCTGCCAGCGGCTATACCAATTTATGAGAAATTACTTGATCTCCCCTCTTCTGAATCGGACGTTAAAGAGTCTGCCATGTTTGATTTGAGCGCTTGTTATTATGGTGTAGGCGACTATGGAAAAGCCAGAGCCAAAATGGCTGAATCTGTTCGGCTAAGTAAGGGTAAAAAGAATGAACCACACGTTAAACAACGAGCCAGGATTTTAGGCTTTGATTCTCTCTATACATCCTGGACTGTCAGAGAGACGGCGCATTTTGTTTTCCATTTTCAGGAGGGTGTTAACAACATAGATGGTTTTATTGCACGTAAAGAAAAGGCCTTTGATGTAATTAATTCGTTTTTTCAAGCTAAACCGCTTAAGAAAATAGATTATTTTGTCTGGTCTGACGAGACAGAGGCTTCAAAAATGCTAAACAGGCCTCTTGCATTTACCGAACCTGACGTTGCCCTCACGCATACATCTGCAATCCATACCGTTGGCCATGAGATGACACATTCGATATGCCGTTTTGCTGTCGCTCCCACCAGGGTTCATAAATTAATTTGGGAGGGGGTATGTGTATACTTTGATCAATCAAGAAGAAGCAGTATTCAAACTTTAAAAAAGCTCGGTTTTAACTCGCTGATTGCAGGTGTGTGGAAAAATGAAATCCGTGCTGGTACCGATATTATTTATCCTTTGGGCGGCGAACTGGTTAGAAGATTGATTGATAAATACGGACGCGACAAATTTATGCTGCTGTTGGCTGATCAGTCTTATGACAGTGCGGTCAAAATTTATGGGAATGATCTGGCGGTGGTTCTCTCAGAGATAGAGCATGATCTGAAGAATTAA
- a CDS encoding LacI family DNA-binding transcriptional regulator, with protein MRSKEITIYDIARHLNIAPSTVSRGLKGHHTVSPDTQRRITEAAAEMGYQTNSFAVGLRTKRTNTIGVIIPRLNSNFVADVLAGIEKVTNTFGFNLIITQSLESREKEIRNVNTMFANRVDGLLLSLSGNTKDIEHLNIFFEKNIPVLFFDRVPSGSIPSVCIDNEEAGYRATRHLLQQGAKRIVHISGSHYINVYADRFKGYLRALNESDTAFNEDLLIITNLDENTGEETADSIIKLKADGVFAANDISAVSCMNVLKNHGLKVPEDILIAGFNDDIISRSVSPPLTTIHCPAIKMGEAVAQTMVDHLLKNIDITSSIILETELIVRESTTR; from the coding sequence ATGAGATCGAAGGAAATTACCATTTACGACATTGCCAGGCATCTTAACATCGCGCCCTCCACTGTAAGCCGGGGACTGAAGGGACATCATACAGTGAGCCCCGACACTCAAAGAAGAATAACAGAAGCTGCAGCAGAAATGGGATACCAAACGAATTCTTTTGCTGTCGGATTAAGAACAAAAAGGACCAACACTATAGGTGTTATTATTCCACGCCTTAACAGTAATTTCGTAGCCGACGTTCTCGCGGGCATTGAAAAAGTGACCAACACCTTTGGTTTCAATCTAATTATCACACAATCGCTCGAAAGCAGGGAGAAAGAGATCAGGAACGTAAACACAATGTTTGCCAACCGTGTAGATGGCTTACTCCTTTCGCTATCCGGTAATACAAAAGATATAGAGCATTTAAACATCTTCTTCGAAAAGAACATACCTGTCTTATTCTTTGACCGTGTTCCTTCCGGATCCATTCCCTCCGTTTGTATAGATAACGAAGAAGCCGGTTACCGGGCTACCAGGCATTTACTTCAACAGGGCGCAAAACGAATCGTTCATATCTCAGGCAGCCATTACATCAATGTTTACGCCGACAGGTTTAAGGGTTATTTACGTGCACTTAACGAAAGTGATACAGCGTTTAACGAGGACCTGTTAATAATAACAAACCTCGACGAAAATACCGGGGAAGAGACGGCAGATAGCATTATCAAATTAAAAGCAGACGGCGTTTTTGCAGCCAACGACATATCAGCAGTAAGCTGCATGAACGTCTTAAAAAACCATGGATTAAAAGTCCCTGAAGATATCCTTATCGCAGGATTTAACGATGATATAATCTCACGAAGCGTTTCACCGCCTTTAACAACCATCCATTGTCCGGCAATTAAAATGGGAGAAGCAGTCGCTCAAACAATGGTCGACCATCTCCTAAAGAACATTGACATTACGTCATCAATTATTCTCGAAACAGAGCTCATCGTCCGCGAGTCAACAACAAGGTAA
- the uxuA gene encoding mannonate dehydratase: MALEKTWRWFGGNDTIRLSELRQFGVEGIVTALHHIKGGAVWPVEEIQAVKDEIERHGMRWSVVESLPVSEEIKICSPKREELIENYKISLRNLAECGIDTVCYNFMPVLDWARTDLHYMNENGAESMLYHHETFAAFDIFILGRPAAERDYPADVIAGAKVIFESMSEEERNRLAYNIIVVTQGFINGTVGNVSNYKQIFLDYLSRYNSINRDTLRQHLSRFLADILPVAEECGINMCIHPDDPPFPLLGLPRIASTKEDFEWIFSEHPSLNNGLTYCSGSLSVREDNDLVAIARAFAERIHFVHLRNIKRTGDRSFYESAHLDGVADMYSILKELLEEQKKRKEEGRKDTRMPFRPDHGLKILDDFNRKSNPGYPLVGRMKGFCEISGLEMGIEKALK, encoded by the coding sequence ATGGCATTAGAGAAAACCTGGCGATGGTTTGGAGGTAATGATACTATAAGACTGTCGGAATTGCGGCAGTTTGGCGTTGAAGGGATCGTTACCGCTCTTCATCACATTAAGGGCGGGGCGGTATGGCCTGTAGAGGAGATACAGGCGGTAAAAGATGAGATCGAACGTCACGGAATGCGGTGGAGCGTAGTCGAGAGTCTGCCTGTATCCGAAGAAATAAAGATTTGCAGTCCTAAACGGGAGGAGCTTATCGAAAACTATAAGATTTCTCTCAGAAACCTGGCGGAATGCGGGATTGACACCGTTTGTTACAACTTCATGCCCGTGCTTGACTGGGCAAGAACAGATCTTCATTATATGAACGAAAATGGTGCAGAATCGATGCTGTATCATCACGAGACTTTTGCTGCGTTTGATATTTTTATCCTGGGCCGGCCCGCTGCAGAAAGGGACTATCCTGCTGACGTGATAGCCGGGGCGAAGGTCATTTTTGAGAGTATGAGCGAAGAGGAGCGGAATAGACTTGCTTACAATATCATTGTTGTGACTCAGGGTTTCATTAATGGGACGGTTGGTAATGTGAGTAACTACAAGCAGATTTTCCTCGATTACCTGAGTCGCTACAACTCCATCAACAGAGACACATTACGACAGCATCTCTCCCGGTTTTTAGCCGATATATTGCCGGTCGCCGAAGAGTGCGGTATTAATATGTGTATCCACCCTGACGATCCGCCCTTTCCGCTACTGGGTCTCCCGCGAATAGCGAGTACTAAGGAAGACTTTGAATGGATATTTAGTGAGCATCCTTCATTGAATAACGGACTTACGTACTGCAGCGGCTCCTTGTCGGTAAGAGAGGATAATGACCTGGTAGCTATTGCGCGGGCGTTTGCCGAAAGGATCCATTTTGTTCATCTGAGGAATATTAAAAGAACCGGAGACAGAAGCTTCTATGAATCTGCTCATTTAGACGGGGTAGCAGACATGTATAGTATTCTGAAAGAGCTCCTTGAAGAACAGAAGAAAAGAAAAGAGGAGGGAAGAAAAGATACCCGAATGCCATTCAGGCCGGATCATGGATTAAAGATATTGGATGACTTCAATCGGAAGAGTAATCCCGGATACCCTTTGGTAGGTAGAATGAAGGGTTTCTGCGAAATATCAGGACTGGAAATGGGAATAGAAAAAGCTTTAAAATAA
- a CDS encoding SDR family oxidoreductase, with translation MTNERNSLFDISGKVAVITGAGGVLGGSIALSLMKAGVKVVATDIRQENLDARVAELKQIHQDVIGVVSNVLDLDSLKELAGIVKEKFGRIDILVNCAGGNVPGATLREDQNVFDMKIEDWEKVTNLNTNGTVYPCLAFGEVMAAQGAGSIINISSMATYSAITRVPGYSVSKSGINIFTQWLATEMALKFGEKVRVNALAPGFFIGDQNRAVLINPDGSYTERSVKVLARTPMKRFGDISELNGAIQFLCSDAASFITGVILPVDGGFTAFSGV, from the coding sequence ATGACAAATGAACGTAACTCACTATTTGATATTAGTGGAAAAGTAGCAGTAATAACAGGGGCGGGAGGAGTATTAGGCGGAAGCATCGCCTTAAGCCTTATGAAGGCCGGCGTTAAGGTTGTGGCAACGGACATCCGTCAGGAAAACCTTGATGCGCGTGTTGCGGAACTTAAGCAAATCCATCAGGATGTTATCGGCGTTGTAAGTAATGTCCTTGATCTGGATAGCCTGAAAGAGCTGGCCGGTATTGTGAAAGAAAAGTTTGGTAGAATAGATATTCTGGTTAATTGTGCAGGAGGGAATGTTCCGGGAGCGACGCTGAGAGAGGATCAGAATGTTTTTGATATGAAGATTGAAGACTGGGAAAAAGTGACAAATCTAAATACCAATGGTACGGTATATCCTTGTCTTGCTTTTGGAGAGGTGATGGCTGCGCAAGGTGCGGGAAGTATTATAAATATATCGTCGATGGCTACTTATTCGGCTATTACGAGAGTCCCGGGATATTCTGTTTCTAAATCAGGTATAAATATCTTCACTCAATGGCTTGCCACCGAAATGGCATTGAAATTTGGTGAGAAAGTGAGAGTGAATGCGCTTGCTCCGGGGTTCTTTATTGGCGATCAAAACCGGGCCGTTTTAATTAATCCGGATGGATCATATACCGAAAGGAGTGTTAAAGTACTGGCGCGCACTCCTATGAAGCGGTTTGGGGATATTTCTGAGCTTAATGGTGCTATTCAGTTTTTATGTTCAGATGCGGCAAGTTTCATCACAGGAGTAATTCTGCCCGTCGACGGCGGCTTTACGGCATTTAGCGGTGTTTAA